A section of the Cryobacterium soli genome encodes:
- a CDS encoding VanZ family protein has translation MSAHSGQTPAALRRAARWLAAAYLVTLAAIAFWPSPVDRGAHRPITSILTRLHAHGMPGWIDYGLVEFTANIVLFVPVGLLGVVLLGSARWWVAVLAGFAASGLIELGQLVFLPARYATVMDVLANTSGAALGALLALLLLAAIGSRSPTPGKA, from the coding sequence ATGAGTGCTCATAGCGGACAGACGCCTGCCGCGTTGCGCCGCGCCGCCCGCTGGCTCGCGGCGGCCTACCTGGTGACGCTGGCGGCGATCGCGTTCTGGCCCTCCCCGGTTGATCGTGGTGCGCACCGTCCCATCACGTCGATCTTGACCCGCTTGCACGCTCACGGTATGCCGGGTTGGATAGATTACGGCCTTGTCGAATTCACCGCGAACATCGTTCTGTTCGTTCCGGTGGGGTTGCTCGGAGTGGTCCTGCTCGGCAGCGCTCGTTGGTGGGTGGCCGTTCTGGCGGGCTTCGCCGCCAGCGGCCTCATCGAGCTGGGCCAGCTGGTCTTTCTGCCCGCCCGCTACGCCACGGTCATGGATGTGCTCGCCAATACGTCCGGGGCCGCGCTCGGGGCACTTCTCGCGCTTCTGCTGCTCGCCGCGATCGGCTCCCGCTCTCCCACACCCGGCAAGGCCTGA